A single region of the Chelmon rostratus isolate fCheRos1 chromosome 5, fCheRos1.pri, whole genome shotgun sequence genome encodes:
- the tesca gene encoding tescalcin a, producing the protein MGASQTRSGKYQDLADKTGFSLEQIQNLYKRFQQLSGNEETISKENLDSIPALANNPIRKQIVDAFFDKRNQHQGEVGSFEEIGFEQFLMVMSHFRPPTLKTTEEEKEALRKEKLRFLFNMHDTDNDGTITLEEYRKVVEELLSKSGAIGQEAAKAIADAAMLEVASTNVPHMAPDDFYEGITFEHFEQILKGLEMESRMNIRFLDVDTTTMRCGKTTS; encoded by the exons ATGGGAGCTTCGCAGACGCGCTCCGGGAAGTACCAGGACCTGGCGGACAAAACTGGCT TTTCCCTGGAGCAGATTCAAAACCTTTACAAACGATTCCAGCAGCTGAGCGGAAATGAAGAAACGATAAG TAAAGAAAACTTGGACAGCATTCCAGCCCTCGCCAATAATCCGATCAGAAAGCAAATTGTCGATGCGTTCTTCGATAAAAG AAACCAGCATCAGGGTGAGGTGGGCTCCTTCGAGGAGATTGGCTTCGAGCAGTTCCTCATGGTCATGTCCCACTTCCGCCCTCCAACCTTGAAGACgacggaggaggagaaggaagctTTGAGAAAAGAGAAGCTGCGTT TCCTGTTCAACATGCATGACACAGACAATGACGGCACCATCACTCTGGAGGAGTACAGGAAG GTAGTAGAGGAGCTTCTGTCAAAAAGCGGCGCCATCGGTCAGGAAGCTGCCAAGGCGATAGCAGATGCTGCCATGTTGGAAGTGGCAAGCACAAATGTGCCCCACATG GCCCCAGATGATTTCTATGAAGGAATCACATTTGAGCATTTTGAACAG ATTCTGAAAGGGCTTGAAATGGAGTCCAGGATGAACATTCGCTTTTTGGATGTAGACACCACGACAATGCGATGCGGGAAAACAACCTCTTGA
- the fbxo21 gene encoding F-box only protein 21: MATSVAGEGQASLNGIISDFQTKKLTDLPTELLEHILCFPVLKHVDICNVSCCCKRLHDVCHGRGKVWGHQYKLRWPRLQRFYRQNECCDWLREYKTRHRVGIQIRRTVESISKRFFTEVPCVGQVLGDSFAEIESLGMPEHFCEDELLFILNSDKRKSLTLKYYAKKILYFLRQQNILKSLKTFLEQPAEQQSALEGAVLVDKYCNPLADVTLNSISAQLDEIAEKVKKMLRMKNPSHPSLRVAQGDCFVVEDFELQRQVVCAINSVLYEQLQYKGNEFDYYNPLNSYIHQVLLRRTGIPISLSVLYMTLARRLGVQLQPVNFPNHFLLRWCQKPRGSEDIYDFVYIDAFGKGKQLTAKECEYLIGHQVTADYYSAISTTEVLLRMVGNLLNIGKRGEGNEKSYQLLRDSLDLYLTINPDNVQYLLLQARLYFHLGIWPEKVLDILQHIQALDPSQHGAVGYLVQHTLEHIQHKKHPVTPEVKKRSAPEHLEVQYSVGLIMKHKRSGYNCVIYGWDPKCTMSQEWITTMRVHQLSNGANQPFYNVLVQDGTCRYAAQENLEPHSAPLEIGHPEVGRYFSEFADTHYAANEELQTRYPEDMDETLGSVQELYHRLPPGSDNQDQAPATDQNNHQAMPM; encoded by the exons ATGGCGACGTCTGTAGCCGGAGAGGGACAAGCAAGTCTAAATGGGATTATTTCCGACTTTCAAACCAAAAAACTGACCGACCTGCCGACCGAGTTGCTCGAACACATCCTGTGCTTCCCTGTCCTCAAACATGTCGACATTTGTAACGTTTCCTGTTGCTGCAAGCGGCTACACGACGTTTGCCACGGAAGGGGGAAGGTCTGGGGACACCAGTACAAACTCAG ATGGCCGAGGCTGCAGAGGTTTTACCGTCAGAATGAGTGCTGTGACTGGCTCAGAGAGTACAAAACACGCCACAGAGTCGGTATACAAATACGAAGGACTGTGGAATCCATTTCTAAAAGATTCTTCACTGAAGTC CCTTGCGTTGGCCAGGTGCTGGGAGACAGCTTTGCAGAGATCGAGTCGCTTGGGATGCCGGAGCACTTCTGTGAAGACGAGCTCCTCTTCATACTCAACTCTGACAAGAG GAAAAGCTTGACCCTGAAGTACTATGCAAAGAAAATCCTCTACTTCCTGAGACAGCAGAACATCCTGAAGAGTTTGAAGACCTTCCTGGAGCAGCCTGCAGAGCAACAGTCTGCTTTAGAGG GTGCTGTACTGGTGGATAAGTACTGCAACCCACTGGCTGATGTAACGCTGAACAGCATATCAGCCCAGCTGGATGAGATTgcagaaaaagtgaagaaaatgctGAGAATGAAGAACCCCTCTCACCCCAGCCTGCGTGTCGCTCAAG GTGACTGTTTTGTCGTAGAGGACTTCGAGCTCCAGAGGCAGGTGGTGTGTGCCATAAACTCTGTCTTGTATGAGCAGCTTCAATACAAGGGCAACGAGTTTGACTACTACAACCCTCTGAACTCTTACATCCACCAG GTGCTACTACGCCGTACTGGCATTCCAATTAGCCTCTCTGTCCTCTACATGACATTAGCCCGGAGGCTGGGTGTTCAGCTGCAACCTGTCAACTTTCCCAATCACTTCCTGCTGCGCTGGTGCCAAAAACCGAGGGG GAGTGAGGACATCTATGACTTTGTCTACATCGACGCCTTTGGTAAAGGCAAGCAGCTAACAGCCAAGGAGTGCGAGTACCTCATTGGCCACCAGGTGACGGCAGATTACTACAGTGCCATCAGCACCACCGAGGTGCTGCTCAGGATGGTGGGAAATCTGCTCAACATCGGCAAAAGAGG GGAGGGTAATGAGAAATCCTACCAGCTGCTGAGAGACTCACTGGACCTCTACCTCACTATCAACCCAGATAATGTGCAGTACCTGCTACTGCAGGCACGCCTCTACTTCCACCTGGGCATCTGGCCAGAAAAG GTGCTAGACATCCTGCAGCACATTCAGGCATTGGATCCCTCCCAGCATGGGGCAGTGGGCTACCTGGTGCAGCACACGCTGGAGCACATCCAGCACAAGAAACATCCGGTCACACCTGAGGTGAAGAAGCGTAGCGCTCCGGAACACCTGGAGGTCCAGTATTCAGTCGGCCTCATCATGAAACACAAGAG GTCGGGTTATAACTGTGTGATCTACGGCTGGGACCCAAAGTGCACCATGAGTCAGGAGTGGATCACCACCATGAGGGTCCACCAGCTGTCCAATGGGGCCAACCAGCCGTTCTACAACGTCCTCGTGCAGGACGGCACATGTCGCTACGCAGCTCAGG AGAACTTGGAGCCCCACTCAGCCCCCCTGGAGATCGGCCACCCAGAGGTGGGACGCTACTTCTCCGAGTTTGCCGACACCCATTATGCTGCCAACGAAGAACTACAGACGCGATATCCGGAGGATATGGATGAAACTTTGGGCTCGGTGCAGGAGCTTTACCACAGACTGCCCCCTGGCTCTGACAACCAGGACCAGGCTCCTGCCACAGACCAAAACAACCACCAAGCCATGCCCATGTAG